From the genome of Deinococcus malanensis:
GTGGTAGCCTCGCAGACATGTTTGAGGCGCTGGGCAACAAGTTGCAGGACATCCTGGACCGCGTGGGGCGCGAGAGCAAACTCACCGAGGCGCAGGTCAAGGCCGCCATGCGCGAGATCCGTATGGCCCTGCTGGAAGCGGACGTCAACTTCGGAGTCGCCAAGGACTTTGTGGCCCGGGTCAGCGAAAAGGCCGTCGGGCAGGAGGTACTGGGCAGCCTGAACGCCGGGCAGACCGTGGTAAAGCTGGTCCACGACGAGCTGATCGAGACCCTGGGGGGCAAGGCGGCCCAGCCGGAGCTGAAAAGCGAAGGCAACGTGTGGTTCATGGTGGGCCTGCAGGGTGCGGGGAAAACCACCAGCACCGGCAAGCTGGCTGCTCATTACAAGAGCAAGGGCCGCCGGGTGCTGCTGGTTGCTGCCGATACCCAGCGTCCTGCGGCCAGGGACCAGCTGGAAGTGCTAGCCAAACAGGTCGGGGTGCCGGTCCTGAAGGTCAATGACGGCGAGACACCCCGCGAGACACGTCGCCGTGTGGATGAGCACCTGAAAACCGATTTCCGTGACCTGGTGATTGTGGACACGGCCGGCCGCCTGCAGATCGACGAGGCGCTGATGGATCAGCTCGCCAACCTCCAGACCGAGCTGCAGCCCACCGAGACCCTGCTGGTTGTGGACGCCATGACCGGACAGGAAGCCCTGAACGTGGCCCAGACCTTTGATCAGCGGGTGAACCTGTCTGGTCTGGTGGTGACCAAGATGGACGGTGACGCCCGTGGCGGTGCTTCGTTGTCGGCACGCAGCGTCACCGGTAAACCCATCTACTTTGCTGGAACCAGCGAGAAACTGACCGGGCTGGAGCCCTTCTACCCGGACCGGGTGGCCGGCCGGATCCTGGGCATGGGCGATGTGCTTGGCCTGATCGAGCGGGCGCAGCAGGCAGACCTGAAGGCAATGGAGGTCAAGAAACCTG
Proteins encoded in this window:
- the ffh gene encoding signal recognition particle protein, whose amino-acid sequence is MFEALGNKLQDILDRVGRESKLTEAQVKAAMREIRMALLEADVNFGVAKDFVARVSEKAVGQEVLGSLNAGQTVVKLVHDELIETLGGKAAQPELKSEGNVWFMVGLQGAGKTTSTGKLAAHYKSKGRRVLLVAADTQRPAARDQLEVLAKQVGVPVLKVNDGETPRETRRRVDEHLKTDFRDLVIVDTAGRLQIDEALMDQLANLQTELQPTETLLVVDAMTGQEALNVAQTFDQRVNLSGLVVTKMDGDARGGASLSARSVTGKPIYFAGTSEKLTGLEPFYPDRVAGRILGMGDVLGLIERAQQADLKAMEVKKPGDFDLEDLLTQLRQIRKMGPLGELMKLIPGMSRALPEGFNIDEKQIQRIDAMISSMTLKERQNPKMIDGRRRKRIAAGSGHTVQDINRLLKMHEQMKDMMKMLQRMSGPGAKGMKPPRMPGGPQAFKR